A genomic region of Geoalkalibacter sp. contains the following coding sequences:
- a CDS encoding sensor histidine kinase — MPFYFTPWVILPLLSALVNGVLAVHAFSRRRLPAAIWLALLTTGLSGWSLSYALNTTAVSLWWKIRFFELATLFVCLIMFSMWPMILRVAGRDKPFHPGFLAALGVAPLLSAILVLTNEQHGLMRQGIHLVQRDGLLLQAFEMGPYFKHVHILYVYLLFLGAALFCLIRALRMAEQRRVALLLILAATLPPLLVDILQLSPIPGLQLTTSFLFFSGICYWLAVFRFYFLDLVPTAKATFIAQMKDPVLVLDNRGHLADANPIAGRVLPLPPNAQGMAFASIMSVDPLLSRIAAANDQQLIEDAKTNRFWLVSSSPLLREGFELGRLLVLRDVSELCRVQEELRQSEQRLAEALRKEQQVRQEQDRFLEMIAHEYRTPLAILQANLDLITLSGSAHEAVKDPCGKMQRALDRLVDLFELARAGAGQGLDAQTGQPGRLDFRQFLEELIRAGRDFWGERFQVFGLDGFRGEVYGDPALLRTAVMNLLENAVKYSPSSSPIELSCKRQAADLELVVENISELPLPADTEELFIKFKRGANSSGTAGSGLGLYLARAIINRYGGTLTLAALGANRVQARVLLPLSSEQD, encoded by the coding sequence ATGCCTTTCTACTTCACCCCATGGGTCATCCTGCCGCTCCTGTCGGCGCTGGTCAACGGCGTTCTGGCCGTTCACGCCTTCAGCCGTCGTCGCTTGCCCGCCGCGATCTGGCTGGCTTTGCTGACGACCGGTCTGTCCGGCTGGTCTCTGTCCTATGCCCTGAATACGACGGCCGTCAGCCTCTGGTGGAAGATCCGCTTTTTTGAACTCGCCACTCTGTTTGTCTGCCTGATCATGTTTTCCATGTGGCCCATGATTTTGCGGGTCGCCGGTCGGGACAAGCCGTTTCACCCCGGATTTCTCGCGGCGCTGGGGGTGGCGCCCCTGCTCTCCGCGATTTTGGTGCTGACCAATGAACAGCACGGTCTGATGCGCCAGGGAATCCATCTGGTGCAGCGCGACGGGCTCCTTCTGCAAGCCTTTGAAATGGGCCCCTACTTCAAACATGTTCACATTCTTTATGTGTATCTGCTGTTTCTCGGCGCGGCGCTGTTTTGCCTGATCCGCGCCCTGCGCATGGCGGAACAGCGGCGGGTGGCCTTGCTGCTCATCCTGGCGGCCACCTTGCCGCCCCTGCTGGTGGACATCCTACAATTGAGCCCGATTCCCGGGCTGCAATTGACGACCTCTTTTCTCTTTTTTTCCGGCATCTGCTACTGGCTGGCGGTGTTTCGGTTTTACTTTCTCGATCTGGTACCGACGGCCAAGGCCACTTTCATTGCGCAGATGAAGGACCCCGTCCTGGTGCTGGACAACCGTGGACATCTCGCGGATGCCAATCCCATCGCCGGCCGGGTCCTGCCTTTACCCCCCAACGCCCAGGGCATGGCTTTCGCCTCGATCATGTCGGTCGATCCCTTGCTGTCCCGCATTGCCGCGGCCAATGACCAGCAGTTGATTGAAGACGCGAAAACCAATCGCTTCTGGCTGGTGTCTTCCAGTCCTCTCTTGCGCGAGGGGTTTGAACTGGGCCGGCTTCTGGTGCTGCGCGATGTGAGCGAATTGTGTCGGGTGCAGGAGGAATTACGGCAAAGCGAACAGCGACTGGCCGAAGCGCTGCGCAAGGAGCAGCAGGTTCGCCAGGAGCAGGACAGATTTCTGGAGATGATCGCCCATGAGTACCGCACGCCCCTCGCCATCCTGCAGGCCAATCTGGACCTCATCACCCTGAGCGGATCCGCCCATGAGGCCGTGAAAGACCCCTGCGGCAAGATGCAACGCGCCCTTGACCGTCTGGTTGATCTCTTCGAGTTGGCGCGTGCCGGTGCGGGCCAGGGCCTGGATGCGCAAACCGGACAGCCGGGCCGTTTGGATTTCAGACAATTTCTGGAGGAACTGATCCGGGCGGGCCGGGATTTCTGGGGGGAGCGTTTCCAGGTTTTTGGTCTTGACGGATTCCGCGGTGAGGTTTACGGCGATCCGGCACTCCTGCGCACCGCCGTGATGAATCTGCTGGAGAATGCCGTGAAATATTCTCCTTCGTCGAGTCCGATAGAGCTGAGTTGCAAACGGCAAGCCGCGGATTTGGAACTGGTGGTTGAGAATATCAGCGAATTACCCTTGCCGGCCGACACGGAAGAGTTGTTCATCAAGTTCAAGCGCGGCGCCAACAGCAGTGGAACCGCGGGCAGCGGCCTTGGCTTGTATCTGGCTCGTGCTATCATCAATCGATACGGCGGCACCCTGACCTTGGCCGCCCTCGGCGCAAATCGGGTGCAAGCCCGCGTCCTCCTCCCCCTTTCTTCGGAACAGGACTAA
- a CDS encoding TolB family protein, which translates to MRSMPWAMTLILLATGALVWRAEAFAAADRIVFVSNHEGDAQIYRINSDGGDFRALTTGPGENTQPAWSPDGRRIAFTSLRDGNMNIYVMDADGSNPRRLTDHVQPDNLPSWSPDGRQILFRSYRDRHADLFVMDADGGNLRRLTDSAADKGDPCWSPDGRRIAYVLYGEAGKSQIHILSADGSDDRDVTSAISKDRKFQPAWSPDGGKLAFVSAKSGRESHIHIINADGSNPINLTENPFINRMPAWSPDGRRIAFVSNRTEAKIGRAEGDLYLMNVDGSGVINLTRHSANDDEPAWSADGNALYFLSMRNGPSQIFRLRLDAGPPERITSHGAHDLMFRSHSSPEVAGSAAGLSSAVPVVGFSLP; encoded by the coding sequence ATGCGATCGATGCCTTGGGCAATGACGTTGATTCTGCTGGCGACAGGCGCTCTGGTCTGGCGAGCTGAGGCGTTTGCGGCCGCGGACCGGATCGTTTTCGTCTCCAATCATGAAGGCGATGCCCAGATTTACCGGATCAACTCCGACGGCGGCGATTTCAGGGCGCTGACCACCGGGCCGGGCGAAAACACTCAGCCGGCCTGGTCTCCGGATGGCCGCCGCATCGCCTTCACGTCCCTGCGCGACGGCAACATGAACATCTATGTCATGGACGCCGACGGTTCCAATCCGAGGCGCCTGACCGACCATGTGCAGCCGGACAACCTGCCGAGCTGGTCGCCCGACGGCCGACAGATTCTGTTTCGCTCCTACCGCGACCGCCATGCCGATTTGTTCGTCATGGATGCCGACGGCGGCAATCTCCGGCGTCTGACCGACAGCGCGGCGGACAAGGGGGATCCCTGCTGGTCGCCCGATGGACGGCGCATCGCCTATGTGCTTTACGGCGAGGCCGGCAAATCGCAGATCCACATTCTGAGCGCCGACGGCAGTGACGATCGGGATGTGACGTCCGCCATCTCCAAGGATCGCAAGTTCCAGCCGGCCTGGTCTCCGGACGGCGGCAAGCTGGCTTTCGTTTCGGCGAAGTCGGGGCGGGAGAGTCACATCCATATCATCAATGCCGATGGTTCCAATCCGATCAATCTAACGGAAAACCCGTTTATCAACCGCATGCCGGCCTGGTCGCCCGACGGCCGGCGTATTGCCTTTGTCTCCAACCGCACCGAGGCGAAAATCGGGCGCGCCGAAGGCGATCTCTATCTGATGAATGTGGATGGCAGCGGCGTCATCAACCTGACCCGACATTCCGCCAACGACGACGAACCGGCCTGGTCCGCCGACGGAAACGCCCTGTATTTTCTTAGTATGCGCAATGGCCCATCGCAGATTTTCCGGCTGCGGCTCGACGCCGGCCCCCCGGAACGCATCACCAGTCATGGGGCCCACGACCTGATGTTCCGTTCCCACTCGTCTCCTGAAGTTGCCGGTTCCGCCGCTGGTTTGAGCAGCGCCGTCCCGGTTGTCGGCTTTTCCCTACCCTGA
- a CDS encoding dockerin type I domain-containing protein, with product MKRRFEPKFGCKGLSLFVLGVACCLFATSALAATKIYTTSGDFDLGTLLNVNHNAPNNDQLQLNVVGAGFPILWIANAGEDSLSKIDTTQVGASPGREVARYHTWFNTGPNATGIHGAWDGPAPSRTAVDIDGNAYVLNRHFDGRPPVLFKILANGFIDRNGNGVADTSFDANNDGVIQATEMKDLIDLNSNGIIDPNEIQDERIAWAIRVPDGIAAPLRPNGVGRALCIGTDGNLWVGLYNDYAFYKVNATNGATIAGPVSTSPTGSNPSAGAWTPYGCLVDKDGVLWSASLGNLLGKIENTSSNVGPYPVSSFNGFYNYGIALGQDPGDGRTIVYLGSVNGRSYTRFDSATNTFTEPAAVYVYSLGVNTDGAGNILVSNGSGGVIKFAPNGSVLWNSPAQSGTAGDSRGIMPDANNDVWQIHLDQSKTSKFRGTDGAALGVVPTGLYPYTYSDASGFAAANITVSTGTWNIIQDSGFSGTNWGTLSWNANVPAGATVTGRVRAADTVAGLQGQTFLDVNSGVPFTLTGRYLEAQVRLTAGAQGASPIVYDVTIVDNGQGQQIDKCDVDGDGDIDKADLALISRARNQSATGPEDPRDADGDGRITPNDVKVCTQECTRPNCSLQ from the coding sequence ATGAAAAGACGCTTTGAACCCAAGTTCGGCTGCAAAGGGCTAAGCCTTTTCGTGCTGGGGGTGGCCTGCTGTCTGTTCGCCACCTCGGCCTTGGCCGCGACGAAAATCTACACCACGAGCGGTGATTTCGATCTGGGCACGCTGCTCAATGTCAACCACAACGCCCCCAACAACGACCAGTTGCAACTCAACGTGGTCGGCGCCGGCTTCCCGATTCTCTGGATCGCCAACGCCGGCGAGGACAGCCTGTCGAAGATCGATACCACCCAGGTTGGCGCCTCCCCGGGGCGCGAAGTGGCCCGTTATCACACTTGGTTCAACACCGGCCCCAATGCCACCGGCATTCATGGTGCCTGGGACGGTCCCGCCCCCTCGCGCACGGCGGTGGACATCGACGGCAACGCCTATGTGCTGAACCGTCATTTCGACGGCCGTCCGCCGGTGCTGTTCAAGATCCTGGCCAACGGCTTCATCGACCGCAACGGCAACGGCGTGGCCGACACGTCCTTCGACGCCAACAACGACGGGGTGATCCAGGCCACGGAGATGAAGGATCTGATCGACCTCAACAGCAACGGCATCATCGATCCCAACGAGATCCAGGATGAGCGCATCGCCTGGGCGATACGCGTGCCGGATGGCATCGCCGCGCCGCTGCGCCCCAACGGCGTGGGGCGGGCTCTTTGCATCGGCACGGACGGCAATCTCTGGGTCGGGTTGTACAACGATTACGCATTTTACAAAGTCAACGCGACGAACGGTGCAACGATCGCCGGTCCGGTTTCGACCTCGCCGACGGGATCCAACCCAAGTGCCGGTGCCTGGACCCCCTACGGTTGCCTGGTCGACAAGGACGGCGTGCTGTGGAGCGCATCCCTGGGCAACCTGCTCGGCAAGATCGAAAACACCAGCAGCAACGTCGGTCCCTATCCGGTGTCGTCCTTCAATGGTTTTTATAACTACGGCATCGCGCTGGGGCAGGATCCCGGTGACGGCCGTACGATCGTCTACCTGGGGAGCGTCAACGGCCGAAGCTACACCCGCTTCGACTCGGCCACCAACACCTTCACGGAGCCGGCGGCGGTTTACGTCTACAGTCTGGGGGTCAACACCGACGGGGCCGGCAACATCCTGGTGAGCAACGGCAGCGGCGGGGTCATCAAGTTCGCCCCCAACGGCTCGGTCCTCTGGAACAGCCCGGCTCAGTCCGGCACCGCCGGCGACAGCCGCGGCATCATGCCCGATGCCAACAACGACGTCTGGCAGATCCATCTCGACCAGAGCAAGACTTCCAAGTTCCGCGGAACCGACGGTGCAGCCCTGGGTGTCGTCCCCACGGGTCTCTACCCTTACACCTACTCCGACGCCTCGGGTTTTGCCGCCGCCAACATCACCGTCAGTACCGGCACCTGGAACATCATCCAGGATAGCGGCTTCAGCGGCACCAACTGGGGCACCTTGTCCTGGAATGCCAATGTGCCCGCCGGGGCCACGGTGACGGGCCGGGTGCGGGCGGCCGACACCGTCGCCGGCTTGCAAGGACAGACCTTCCTCGACGTGAACAGCGGCGTCCCCTTCACTCTCACCGGGCGCTATCTCGAAGCCCAGGTGCGGCTTACCGCCGGCGCCCAGGGCGCTTCGCCCATCGTCTATGACGTCACCATTGTTGACAATGGTCAGGGCCAGCAGATCGACAAGTGCGATGTCGACGGCGACGGCGACATCGACAAGGCCGATCTGGCATTGATCAGCAGGGCGCGCAACCAGTCGGCCACAGGCCCCGAGGATCCGCGCGATGCCGACGGCGACGGCCGGATCACGCCCAACGACGTCAAGGTCTGCACCCAGGAATGCACGCGGCCCAATTGCTCCCTTCAATAG
- a CDS encoding PEP-CTERM sorting domain-containing protein, which yields MKRIVQSFSLMLVLICTAPGAQAITLAELFNGGSITAGDKLFDNWQLLNHVASDGRELNAGNIEVTALDDGGLNPGPGLDFSVANNELSITGDGLYAFVDLMFGFRVSVLDPLRRITDNSLELTDGFYTWVEDVGIFNDVGFYIRETVGTSPWTSDLGIKEVEFSLLDGVSTAILDDLAAFPPRSEIWVTKNILVWAVAETDSAALFGFEQRFSQTVIPEPGTLVLLALGGVGLLIARRKSLI from the coding sequence ATGAAGCGGATTGTCCAATCATTTAGCCTCATGCTGGTGCTGATCTGCACCGCCCCCGGCGCGCAGGCCATCACCCTCGCCGAATTGTTCAACGGCGGCTCGATCACCGCCGGCGACAAACTGTTCGACAACTGGCAACTGCTGAATCATGTTGCCTCCGACGGCCGTGAGCTGAACGCCGGCAACATCGAAGTGACGGCTCTTGATGATGGCGGCCTCAATCCCGGCCCCGGCCTGGATTTCAGTGTTGCCAACAACGAATTGAGCATCACCGGCGACGGACTCTATGCCTTTGTCGATCTGATGTTTGGTTTCCGGGTTTCGGTGCTGGATCCCCTGCGGCGGATCACCGACAACTCCCTTGAGTTGACGGATGGTTTTTACACCTGGGTGGAGGATGTGGGTATTTTCAATGACGTGGGCTTTTACATTCGTGAAACCGTCGGTACCAGCCCGTGGACGAGCGATCTTGGCATCAAGGAGGTCGAGTTCAGTTTGCTCGACGGGGTCAGTACCGCTATTCTGGATGATTTGGCGGCCTTTCCGCCGCGCAGTGAAATCTGGGTAACCAAAAACATTCTTGTCTGGGCGGTCGCGGAAACCGACTCGGCGGCGCTGTTCGGCTTTGAGCAGCGCTTCTCGCAGACCGTGATTCCCGAACCCGGCACCCTGGTTCTGTTGGCCCTGGGAGGCGTCGGGCTGTTGATCGCCCGCAGGAAAAGTCTGATCTGA
- a CDS encoding DUF3300 domain-containing protein, whose amino-acid sequence MKSATTFSLIPLVFFAVLLCLTPRQSRAQDFAYEDSSAPYSRAELAQLLAPIALYPDALLAQVLMASTYPIEVIEAERWVRMNPGLRDAALDAALLDKPWDPSVKALCHFPTVLALMSEKIGPTTDLGNAFLAQEAEVMAMVQELRAAAYAQGNLTSSATQRVIVEREVLLIQPTNPRVIYVPYYDPFWVYGPWWYPAYPPYYWGPSGVSLGYAIGYWPGVSLRFTFGSWSYLDWRRHQVILHVHQRPAFVRHHHWVSNSGPWRHSPAHRRGVAYGDRSRFDRDGREFSRPTETRRDVRGTPSTRPPQGERRLDQRRDLERTPREHPRTRLDSDHRRPERTPPAGLVREAPRSTPAQPTPRRMEGEPRDQRRINTPPREQPTRQVERARPQRVERDQRPGNEVTREASPQRRDRSAPQVEPRREFSRGESERIRREEPHRDSRERVRSGGEGPQRGERHGEVSARSGRGY is encoded by the coding sequence ATGAAATCAGCGACCACCTTTTCCCTCATCCCCCTCGTTTTCTTCGCCGTTCTCCTGTGCCTTACGCCGCGACAGAGTCGAGCGCAAGACTTTGCCTATGAGGATTCCTCGGCGCCTTACAGCCGCGCGGAATTGGCCCAGCTGCTTGCGCCCATCGCCCTTTATCCCGATGCCCTGCTGGCGCAGGTGTTGATGGCGTCCACCTATCCCATCGAGGTGATCGAGGCCGAGCGCTGGGTGCGCATGAACCCGGGTCTGCGCGATGCGGCCCTGGATGCCGCCCTGCTCGACAAGCCCTGGGATCCGAGCGTCAAGGCGCTCTGCCATTTCCCGACGGTCCTGGCGCTGATGAGTGAAAAGATCGGGCCGACCACCGACCTCGGCAACGCTTTTCTCGCCCAGGAAGCCGAGGTCATGGCCATGGTTCAGGAGTTGCGCGCCGCGGCCTACGCCCAGGGCAACCTGACCAGCAGCGCGACCCAGCGCGTCATCGTCGAGCGCGAGGTTCTGCTCATCCAGCCGACCAATCCCCGGGTCATTTATGTGCCGTATTATGATCCGTTCTGGGTCTACGGCCCCTGGTGGTATCCCGCCTATCCGCCCTATTATTGGGGGCCTTCCGGGGTGAGCCTCGGCTACGCGATCGGTTACTGGCCCGGGGTGTCCCTGCGCTTCACCTTTGGTTCGTGGAGCTATCTCGATTGGCGCCGCCATCAGGTGATCCTCCACGTCCACCAGCGCCCCGCCTTCGTGCGGCATCATCATTGGGTTTCAAACTCGGGTCCCTGGCGCCATTCCCCTGCGCATCGGCGCGGCGTCGCCTATGGCGATCGTAGCCGCTTCGACAGGGATGGCCGGGAATTCTCCCGTCCGACGGAAACGCGCCGCGACGTCCGTGGCACGCCTTCGACCCGCCCGCCGCAGGGCGAACGGCGCCTGGATCAGCGCAGGGATCTGGAGCGGACGCCGCGCGAACATCCGCGCACCCGTCTTGACAGTGACCATCGTCGTCCGGAGCGCACGCCGCCTGCCGGCCTGGTGCGTGAAGCACCGCGCAGCACGCCCGCTCAACCGACGCCGAGGCGCATGGAAGGCGAGCCTCGCGATCAGCGCCGCATCAACACGCCGCCTCGGGAACAACCGACCCGGCAGGTTGAGAGGGCGCGCCCGCAGCGCGTTGAGCGCGATCAGCGGCCCGGAAATGAAGTGACGCGCGAGGCTTCGCCGCAGCGCCGCGACAGGTCGGCACCGCAGGTCGAGCCCCGTCGGGAGTTCTCGCGCGGTGAATCCGAACGAATCCGTCGCGAGGAGCCCCATCGCGACTCCCGCGAACGTGTGCGCTCCGGCGGCGAGGGTCCGCAGCGCGGCGAGCGGCACGGTGAGGTATCCGCGCGGTCTGGGCGGGGCTATTGA
- a CDS encoding DUF2179 domain-containing protein: MFSLFADNSSLVVTVAVPLLVFLARVIDVSLATLRISMVYRGLKHLAAPLGFLEALIWVLAISQVMQHLDNWFTYLAFALGFGAGNYVGLLIEERLAFGNLILRVITPNEDTTLSRALWDAGFGVTNVSARGESGPVKVIFTVVKRRDLHKALGLIRQSNPNAFYTIEDVRFFTETYPPAARATRGRKIFQFPLLKAGKQVKEDS; encoded by the coding sequence ATGTTTTCGCTGTTTGCCGACAATTCGAGTTTGGTTGTGACTGTTGCCGTGCCGCTTCTGGTGTTTCTGGCGCGGGTCATCGATGTCAGTCTGGCAACCTTGCGGATTTCCATGGTCTACCGAGGACTTAAGCATCTGGCGGCGCCCCTGGGATTTCTCGAGGCGCTGATCTGGGTGCTGGCCATCTCGCAGGTGATGCAACACCTGGATAACTGGTTCACCTATCTGGCGTTTGCCTTGGGCTTCGGCGCCGGCAACTACGTTGGACTGCTCATCGAAGAGCGGCTGGCTTTTGGCAATCTGATTTTGCGGGTGATCACCCCGAATGAGGATACGACCCTGTCCAGGGCGCTCTGGGATGCCGGCTTTGGCGTGACCAATGTCAGTGCGCGCGGGGAATCGGGCCCGGTCAAGGTGATTTTTACCGTGGTGAAGCGCCGCGATTTACACAAAGCCCTGGGGCTGATCCGGCAGTCTAACCCGAATGCGTTTTACACGATTGAGGACGTGCGATTTTTTACCGAAACCTACCCTCCGGCCGCACGGGCGACCAGAGGTAGAAAGATTTTTCAATTTCCCTTGCTCAAGGCCGGCAAACAGGTAAAGGAGGACAGTTGA
- the thiC gene encoding phosphomethylpyrimidine synthase ThiC — MPTQIERARQGQITPQMETIAAEERQSPDLIRQRVAAGQIVIPWNPHHMPARVAGIGKGLRTKVNASIGTSSDIIDYGAEVRKARAAQQAGADTLMELSVGGDLDRVRREVIAAVDLPVGNVPLYQAFCEAARRYGDPNKLDAELLFDLIERQCADGLSFMAVHCGINLYTIERMRKQGYRYGGLVSKGGVSMVAWMLANGRENPLYAQFDRVVGILKKYDVVLSLGNGLRAGAIHDSSDRAQIQELLINCELAELGREMGCQMLVEGPGHVPLDEIAGNIQLQKRMSGGAPYYMLGPIATDVAPGFDHITAAIGAAQSSSHGADLICYITPAEHLALPNEEDVRQGVKAAKIAAYIGDMNKYPEHGRERDKAMSKARRDLDWEKQFGLALYPEDARAIRADRAPQDEATCTMCGDFCASRGAGKLFAGDLRGDKR; from the coding sequence ATGCCGACCCAGATCGAACGGGCCCGTCAGGGCCAGATCACCCCGCAGATGGAAACCATCGCCGCCGAAGAACGGCAAAGTCCCGACCTCATCCGCCAACGCGTCGCCGCCGGTCAGATCGTCATCCCCTGGAATCCCCATCACATGCCGGCGCGGGTGGCGGGCATCGGCAAGGGCCTGCGCACCAAGGTCAACGCCTCCATCGGCACCTCCTCCGACATCATCGACTACGGCGCCGAGGTGCGCAAAGCGCGCGCGGCCCAGCAGGCGGGCGCCGACACTCTAATGGAACTCTCCGTCGGCGGCGATCTCGACCGCGTGCGGCGCGAAGTCATCGCCGCCGTCGATCTGCCCGTGGGCAACGTGCCCCTCTATCAGGCGTTTTGCGAGGCGGCGCGCCGCTACGGCGATCCCAACAAGCTCGACGCGGAGCTGCTCTTCGATCTCATCGAGCGCCAGTGCGCCGACGGCCTCTCCTTCATGGCGGTGCACTGCGGCATCAACCTCTACACCATCGAGCGCATGCGCAAACAGGGCTATCGCTACGGCGGCCTCGTCTCCAAGGGCGGGGTGAGCATGGTCGCCTGGATGCTCGCCAACGGCCGGGAAAATCCTCTGTACGCGCAGTTCGACCGGGTGGTGGGCATCCTCAAGAAGTACGACGTGGTGCTCTCTCTCGGCAACGGACTGCGTGCTGGAGCCATCCACGACAGCTCGGATCGTGCCCAGATCCAAGAACTGCTCATCAACTGCGAACTGGCCGAACTCGGTCGCGAGATGGGCTGCCAGATGCTCGTCGAAGGACCCGGGCATGTGCCCCTCGATGAAATCGCGGGCAACATCCAACTGCAAAAACGCATGAGCGGCGGCGCGCCATACTACATGCTCGGCCCCATCGCCACCGATGTCGCCCCAGGCTTCGACCACATCACCGCAGCCATCGGCGCCGCCCAGTCAAGCAGCCACGGCGCCGACCTGATCTGCTACATCACCCCGGCCGAGCACCTCGCCCTGCCCAACGAGGAGGATGTGCGCCAAGGGGTCAAGGCCGCCAAAATCGCTGCCTACATCGGCGACATGAACAAGTACCCCGAGCACGGCCGCGAGCGCGACAAAGCCATGTCCAAAGCCCGGCGCGACCTCGATTGGGAGAAGCAATTCGGCCTCGCCCTCTACCCCGAAGACGCCCGCGCCATCCGCGCCGACCGCGCTCCGCAAGACGAAGCCACCTGCACCATGTGCGGCGATTTCTGCGCCTCGCGCGGCGCCGGCAAGTTGTTCGCGGGGGACCTGCGGGGGGATAAGCGCTGA
- a CDS encoding NADH:flavin oxidoreductase — protein sequence MQTKPSLLFEPTRIQGLKLNNRLVRSATWEGMCAEDGRPTPALGELYRTLAEGGVGLIVSGFAFVAAEGRPLPGALGLHRDDFTSELRALTTAVHRAGGVLCAQLGHAGGQTRANLCGGTPLAPSAVAAAQYQPETPREMSGAEIQRTISAFADAARRAREGGFDAVQLHAAHGYLINQFLSPHTNRRDDDYGGSLENRSRFLLDIYRAVRAALGDDYPILVKLTGADHLPEGLSEQDALRIAQALDALGVDAIEVSSGTPASGEQTPLRRPPDEADKQAYNLALARAVKAAVGCPVMVVGGIRCLESAAAIIDERQADYVSLSRPLIREPGLVRRWRDDAQPFASDCTSCNRCFKAALKGRLECLKVDAS from the coding sequence ATGCAGACAAAACCGTCCTTGCTGTTTGAGCCGACCCGCATCCAGGGCCTGAAATTAAACAACCGCCTGGTGCGCTCCGCCACCTGGGAAGGCATGTGCGCCGAGGACGGCCGGCCGACCCCGGCCTTGGGCGAACTGTATCGCACCCTCGCCGAGGGCGGCGTCGGGCTGATCGTCAGCGGCTTTGCCTTTGTCGCGGCCGAGGGCCGCCCCCTGCCCGGAGCGTTGGGATTACACCGCGACGATTTCACCAGCGAACTGCGCGCGCTCACGACGGCCGTGCACCGCGCCGGCGGCGTCCTCTGCGCGCAATTGGGGCACGCCGGCGGGCAGACACGTGCCAATCTGTGCGGCGGCACGCCCCTGGCCCCCTCCGCCGTCGCCGCCGCCCAGTATCAGCCGGAAACCCCGCGCGAGATGAGCGGCGCCGAGATCCAACGAACCATCAGCGCCTTTGCCGACGCGGCCCGGCGCGCCCGGGAAGGCGGTTTCGATGCCGTGCAGCTGCATGCCGCCCACGGCTATCTCATCAACCAGTTTCTCTCTCCCCACACCAACCGGCGCGACGACGACTACGGCGGCAGCCTGGAGAATCGCTCCCGTTTTCTCCTCGACATCTATCGGGCGGTACGCGCGGCGCTGGGCGACGACTATCCCATCCTGGTCAAGCTCACCGGCGCCGACCACTTGCCCGAAGGTCTTTCGGAGCAGGATGCCCTGCGCATCGCCCAGGCTCTTGACGCCCTGGGCGTCGACGCCATCGAAGTGAGCAGCGGCACGCCCGCCTCGGGCGAACAAACTCCCCTGCGCCGCCCGCCGGATGAAGCGGACAAGCAAGCGTACAATCTCGCCCTGGCGCGCGCTGTCAAGGCGGCCGTGGGCTGCCCGGTCATGGTCGTCGGCGGCATCCGCTGCCTGGAAAGCGCCGCCGCGATCATCGACGAGCGTCAGGCCGACTACGTCTCCCTGAGCCGGCCGTTGATTCGAGAGCCTGGCCTGGTGCGTCGCTGGCGTGACGATGCGCAGCCTTTCGCAAGCGACTGCACCTCGTGCAACCGATGCTTCAAGGCGGCGCTCAAGGGCCGGCTGGAATGCCTCAAAGTCGACGCTTCTTGA